Part of the Polyangiaceae bacterium genome is shown below.
CCGTTGCCCCAGACTCGCTCGTCGTCGACCCCGCCGCAGGCTCGTCACCTTCCGCCGGCGCCGCCCCCTCGGGCTTTTCCGGTACGGATCCCGGCGGATAAAACGTCAAACCGTATTGCACCGTATAGTGCCGATGCTTGTGCGGCACGTCCTCGAGCGGCACGTTGCCAAAAGCTTTGGCTGCACACTTCACAATGCCTGGCACCGCCCCCGATGGCACCGTGGGTTTGTCCTTCCGACTTCGTACGACGTGAACTTCTTTCTTCTCGAAATCAATCTCGAAGCCCACCACGAGCTTGCCGGAAACACCTACCGCCGATGCACATTCCGCCAGGCCCTCGAGCTTCGGGACGGCCACCGGGTCGAGCTGAAGCTCGCCGCAATCGGAAATCTTCTTGTTTCTCTTGTCCGAACATCTCGTGATTTTGCCCGGACCCACCACGACCGTTTGCTTCAGTGGCGCGTCGGCCGATGCGGCCGCTGACGGCGCGGGCGCAGGGGCCGCAAGTGCTGGCGCTGCAGAAGGCGGAGCCGCCGCGGATGCAGACGCAGCCGTGTCCGGTTGCGCCTTGAGATCACCCGGAACGTTGGGTCCTACGTGAACAC
Proteins encoded:
- a CDS encoding SH3 domain-containing protein, whose protein sequence is MPSAAEDRPAWSRVGIIAATGFILGVAWPKLAGVHVGPNVPGDLKAQPDTAASASAAAPPSAAPALAAPAPAPSAAASADAPLKQTVVVGPGKITRCSDKRNKKISDCGELQLDPVAVPKLEGLAECASAVGVSGKLVVGFEIDFEKKEVHVVRSRKDKPTVPSGAVPGIVKCAAKAFGNVPLEDVPHKHRHYTVQYGLTFYPPGSVPEKPEGAAPAEGDEPAAGSTTSESGATGTAVVTWDTALVRKEPKTGEVTMRLVRGTKVKIVGKRNEWYKIESGSKTGWLYRGAMGL